One segment of Pseudobythopirellula maris DNA contains the following:
- a CDS encoding BatA domain-containing protein — protein sequence MSFLFPMLAWLGVAAAAAPVLLHLINLRRRKRIPWAAMAFLLESDQQHRSSVQLKELLLMAMRVAIILLAACLLGGLQAEEGLSDWFQRAAPRTLVLVDDSFSMADHSTDADVWRTAVAVAERIASPPTAATGEVTTVRFSELIHAADDEMFAAAPLGGEEARRRVRLLEERGPSQTAVGPAEALRRLAAISNRDREASYTNLYVVSDFRKKDLTTADELAELVDEAAAGAEPRFVHCAPDRRGNLSLSELRLLPGARAAGVEATLRLSVTNHSAIDAEGVVVRLTRDGAALPAVALDTIGAGETVTRQAPLRFATPGRHTLVARLDADAVPADNRRFLAVDLPESHEVLLVDGSSGGAEGRVFAAALRPQGSLRTGWRPEPRANDDPSAFDGLEQAAAVMLLDPTRLDSNAAAKLRAYLADGGGVLICLGPNADRGALGRRIFADAKTPLLPIGLDLPTQVAPPPDGAAPLALREHPLFKAFQGERNGFLPLIRMAMRWDLRPAEAPPEGSAPAERGYRVLAQTADGAPLILERTSGPGRLLVMLTTTARPPNDAAAPAWSNLATLPVFPILVNEIAGWLAVGRTRESDLTVGTRLAEGAVAARQANAGGPPDQSPAASLDPPSPAADSAAHSTPLLSSGIYSIEYPAQPTAATASGHARSVAQPRWTAVNVEPSEGDLTSTTTAEVASLAGGRASVVTADAFLDWPKDTRNASLGPWLGLLLLAALAGERALSNACSYVQARPAKASAVRGRV from the coding sequence TTGTCGTTCCTCTTCCCCATGTTGGCCTGGTTGGGCGTCGCCGCGGCGGCGGCGCCGGTGCTGTTGCACCTGATCAACCTGCGCCGGCGGAAACGCATCCCGTGGGCGGCGATGGCGTTCCTCCTGGAGAGCGACCAGCAGCACCGCTCGTCGGTGCAGCTCAAAGAACTGCTGCTGATGGCGATGCGCGTAGCGATCATCTTGCTGGCCGCTTGCCTGCTCGGCGGGCTGCAAGCCGAGGAGGGCCTCTCCGACTGGTTCCAACGCGCCGCCCCGCGGACACTCGTGTTGGTCGACGACAGTTTCTCGATGGCCGACCACTCGACCGACGCCGACGTGTGGCGTACGGCCGTGGCCGTCGCCGAGCGGATCGCTTCGCCGCCGACCGCCGCGACCGGCGAGGTAACGACGGTCCGATTCTCCGAGTTGATACACGCCGCAGATGACGAGATGTTCGCCGCGGCGCCACTCGGTGGGGAGGAAGCGCGACGACGCGTCCGACTGCTCGAGGAACGCGGACCTAGCCAAACGGCCGTCGGCCCCGCCGAGGCGTTGCGCCGGCTGGCGGCGATTAGCAACCGTGACCGCGAAGCTTCTTACACCAATCTGTATGTTGTCTCCGATTTCCGGAAGAAAGATCTCACCACGGCTGACGAGCTAGCGGAGTTGGTCGACGAGGCGGCCGCAGGGGCCGAGCCGAGATTCGTCCACTGTGCACCGGACAGACGCGGCAACCTATCGCTCAGCGAGTTGCGACTGCTGCCGGGCGCCCGCGCAGCGGGGGTCGAGGCGACGCTCCGGCTGTCGGTCACCAACCACTCGGCCATCGACGCCGAAGGAGTGGTGGTGCGGCTGACGCGCGACGGGGCGGCGCTGCCGGCTGTTGCGCTCGACACGATCGGAGCCGGCGAGACCGTCACCCGGCAGGCGCCACTGAGGTTCGCCACACCGGGCCGCCACACGCTCGTCGCCCGCCTCGATGCGGACGCCGTGCCGGCCGACAACCGACGGTTCCTGGCGGTCGATTTGCCCGAGTCGCACGAGGTCCTCCTCGTCGACGGCTCGTCGGGGGGCGCCGAAGGACGGGTGTTCGCCGCTGCCCTCCGCCCGCAGGGATCGCTCCGTACCGGCTGGCGACCCGAGCCGCGTGCGAACGACGACCCGTCGGCTTTCGACGGTCTCGAGCAGGCGGCGGCCGTGATGTTGCTCGACCCCACGCGACTCGACTCCAACGCCGCCGCGAAGCTGCGGGCCTATCTCGCCGATGGCGGCGGCGTGCTGATCTGCCTCGGGCCCAATGCGGACCGCGGCGCGCTCGGCCGCAGGATCTTCGCTGATGCGAAAACGCCGCTGTTGCCGATCGGACTCGACTTGCCGACGCAAGTCGCCCCCCCCCCCGACGGCGCCGCGCCCCTCGCTCTGCGCGAGCATCCGCTCTTCAAGGCTTTCCAGGGAGAACGCAACGGCTTCCTGCCGTTGATTCGCATGGCGATGCGCTGGGACCTGCGGCCGGCAGAAGCACCACCGGAGGGATCGGCCCCGGCCGAACGAGGCTACCGTGTGCTGGCGCAGACGGCTGACGGCGCCCCGCTGATCCTCGAACGGACGAGTGGGCCGGGACGACTGCTCGTGATGCTCACCACCACCGCCCGTCCTCCGAATGACGCCGCGGCGCCCGCCTGGAGCAACTTGGCCACGCTACCGGTGTTCCCGATCTTGGTGAACGAGATCGCCGGCTGGCTCGCCGTTGGCCGCACGCGTGAGAGCGACTTGACGGTCGGAACGCGACTCGCTGAGGGCGCCGTCGCCGCACGGCAGGCAAACGCCGGCGGACCGCCCGACCAATCCCCTGCCGCTTCACTCGACCCCCCCTCGCCTGCCGCTGACTCCGCCGCTCACTCCACCCCGCTGCTGTCGAGCGGGATCTACAGCATCGAATACCCGGCACAACCGACCGCCGCCACCGCCAGCGGCCATGCTCGCAGCGTCGCTCAACCGCGGTGGACGGCGGTCAATGTCGAGCCCAGCGAGGGCGATCTCACTTCGACCACTACCGCCGAGGTGGCGAGCCTTGCGGGTGGTCGCGCTTCGGTCGTCACGGCCGACGCGTTTCTGGACTGGCCCAAGGACACCCGCAATGCCTCGCTCGGTCCGTGGCTCGGCCTGCTGCTGCTCGCCGCCCTGGCTGGCGAGCGCGCCCTGAGCAACGCTTGCAGCTACGTGCAGGCCAGGCCGGCCAAAGCCTCTGCCGTGAGGGGGCGGGTATGA
- a CDS encoding vWA domain-containing protein, translating into MSTPIGAAIASDTTADGDAWLRYETLGWDTLADQPVLLAVALVALAAAVIATVWFTWRERSASSPARLATLTTLRIAAIAAAVGAVVGVERRSVREVREPSRVVILIDNSLSMASPNAAPGDAPSGTPSGASESRSEAAAALVTRSGLVERLAERHRVSLATFSDRLRTINPPEEDPSGAGEPSPFGPAGAETRLGGAIEQALAQHAGASLAGLVLLTDGGHTTGPDPMATARTAKERGVLIHAVGYGPLVVAPNLVLREVAAPKKSYPGDDMAITVSVAAEGLDPESGAGLLGAEPVVTLRRRAALPQGAAGATTEVGREAVRFAPGESIGSAHFTATADQPGDWVYEATVASSLRESSTDDNLRSANVAVVDRVTKTLLLAGGPTRDFHFVRDQLHRDKRFVADVLLQSAAGAVSQDANRVLEAFPSKLEEIDAYDAVVAFDPDWSRLTARQIETLQMWVSRRGGGLIIEPGAVGASRTRFGDQDAVVARLSPVNVAWSLASHTLPPDKPSPVRLTPAGQSSEFLRLSSGFTNDAAAGGAAGWNAFPGFYRVVPSAEPKPAATVYAYALDETEGRRVLFAEQFYGGGRVFYTATSELWRLRRQDTTWFTTFYTNLLRHVSQGRLLAQSGAGALALDRDRYEAGDEAELRLSINSSAAFDPATAAAIVTLADQPQRSVRLEAVEGEESVYRATLRVDRPGDLRAAVALGDAAELLEAEATVVAPRLESKRATQDADLLRSIARATGGAYYADNPTAIHGADDLAPLAEAIPSQAETRFVHGELDADFARRLSAWLLGVLCLCLILEWTLRRFWRLA; encoded by the coding sequence ATGAGTACGCCGATCGGCGCTGCCATCGCGTCCGACACCACCGCCGATGGCGACGCCTGGCTGCGCTACGAGACGCTCGGCTGGGACACGCTGGCGGACCAGCCGGTGCTGCTCGCCGTGGCGCTGGTTGCACTCGCGGCTGCGGTTATCGCCACGGTGTGGTTCACATGGCGCGAGCGCAGCGCATCGAGCCCCGCACGGCTGGCGACCCTCACCACGTTGCGTATCGCGGCGATCGCCGCCGCGGTGGGCGCGGTCGTCGGCGTCGAGCGGCGCAGCGTGCGTGAAGTCCGTGAACCGTCGCGAGTAGTGATCCTGATCGACAACAGTCTGAGCATGGCCTCTCCGAACGCGGCGCCGGGCGACGCACCCAGCGGAACCCCCTCGGGTGCGAGCGAATCACGCAGCGAAGCGGCGGCCGCGTTGGTCACGCGTTCCGGGCTTGTCGAGCGACTTGCCGAGCGACACCGGGTGAGCCTCGCCACGTTTTCCGATCGCTTGCGAACGATCAATCCACCCGAGGAGGACCCCTCCGGCGCCGGTGAGCCTTCGCCATTCGGTCCCGCTGGCGCCGAGACCCGGCTGGGCGGGGCGATCGAGCAGGCGCTCGCTCAGCACGCCGGCGCGAGCCTTGCAGGGCTGGTGTTGCTCACCGATGGCGGCCACACCACCGGGCCCGACCCCATGGCGACGGCTCGTACGGCCAAGGAGCGAGGCGTGCTGATCCACGCCGTCGGCTACGGACCGCTGGTCGTGGCGCCCAACCTCGTGCTGCGCGAGGTCGCGGCGCCCAAGAAGTCCTACCCGGGCGACGACATGGCGATCACGGTCTCTGTGGCCGCCGAGGGACTCGACCCCGAGTCGGGCGCGGGCCTGCTCGGCGCCGAACCGGTCGTCACGCTACGACGCCGCGCCGCGTTGCCCCAAGGGGCGGCAGGCGCCACAACCGAAGTCGGCCGCGAGGCGGTACGCTTCGCCCCCGGCGAATCGATCGGCTCGGCCCACTTTACGGCGACCGCCGACCAGCCGGGCGATTGGGTCTACGAGGCGACTGTCGCCTCTTCGCTCAGAGAGTCGTCGACGGACGACAACCTTCGCTCGGCGAACGTGGCGGTGGTCGACCGCGTGACCAAAACACTGCTGCTCGCCGGCGGGCCGACGCGCGACTTCCACTTTGTCCGCGATCAACTGCACCGTGACAAACGGTTCGTCGCCGACGTGCTGCTGCAATCGGCCGCCGGCGCCGTTTCGCAAGACGCCAACCGCGTGCTCGAGGCCTTCCCGAGCAAGCTCGAAGAGATCGACGCTTACGACGCGGTAGTGGCCTTCGACCCCGATTGGTCGCGGCTCACCGCGCGTCAGATCGAGACGCTGCAGATGTGGGTGTCGCGTCGAGGCGGGGGGCTGATCATCGAGCCGGGCGCCGTGGGCGCCTCGCGGACCCGATTCGGCGATCAGGACGCCGTGGTCGCCCGGCTGTCGCCGGTCAACGTCGCCTGGAGCCTCGCCAGTCACACGCTCCCGCCCGACAAGCCGAGCCCGGTGCGTCTGACCCCGGCCGGTCAATCGAGCGAGTTCTTGCGTCTCTCCAGCGGTTTCACGAATGACGCCGCCGCTGGCGGAGCAGCCGGCTGGAACGCCTTCCCCGGCTTCTACCGCGTTGTCCCCTCGGCCGAGCCCAAGCCGGCCGCCACGGTCTACGCTTACGCGTTGGACGAAACCGAGGGCCGCCGCGTGCTCTTCGCCGAGCAGTTCTACGGCGGCGGGCGGGTGTTCTACACCGCGACTTCCGAGCTTTGGCGGCTGCGACGCCAAGACACCACTTGGTTCACAACGTTTTACACGAACCTGCTGCGGCACGTCTCCCAGGGCCGGCTGCTCGCCCAGTCGGGAGCGGGCGCCCTGGCCCTCGACCGCGACCGTTATGAGGCGGGGGACGAAGCCGAGCTGAGGCTATCGATCAATAGTTCGGCCGCCTTCGATCCCGCGACCGCCGCGGCGATCGTCACGCTCGCCGATCAGCCGCAGCGGAGCGTGCGGCTCGAAGCGGTCGAAGGCGAGGAGTCGGTCTACCGCGCCACGCTGCGCGTCGATCGGCCCGGCGACCTGCGAGCGGCGGTCGCCCTGGGCGATGCGGCCGAGTTGCTCGAAGCCGAAGCGACCGTCGTCGCTCCGCGACTCGAATCCAAACGCGCCACGCAAGACGCCGACCTGCTGCGGTCCATCGCTCGCGCGACCGGCGGGGCTTACTACGCGGACAATCCCACCGCGATCCATGGGGCCGATGACCTCGCCCCGCTCGCCGAGGCGATCCCCTCGCAAGCCGAAACCCGCTTCGTCCACGGCGAACTCGACGCCGATTTTGCCCGGCGGCTCTCTGCCTGGCTGCTGGGCGTGCTGTGCCTTTGCTTGATCCTCGAATGGACGCTGCGCCGCTTCTGGCGCCTCGCCTGA
- a CDS encoding DUF4175 domain-containing protein produces the protein MPTKNAIQNVIDQTTVSLRRALWARLTMRVIAFVLALLWIGLLGDYFLEPSPTVRATIGAAVGLIGLGLLVRELRTAFRPLARDEIVLAIARRLGTSADAFVTAAELAEDPERSAAIQPALLRETDLAAQETLDHVGPLGIVRWRALGGKSALVAFVLLATVAIGLAFPGGAGVYLRRLGLAEEPWPRRVRLVAEGFEPTPDGPGQARKVARDSPFELAVVADLTGGHIAPRVVDLRYTTASGVKGRDSLARVGDPNESGAQALKFRRGFDSVTEDLTLWLRGGDCRLGPLRLLAVARPRVSELQADCVPPTYLGQRPFSASVASLPRLPEGTAVTLQGETSKPLESLTAVLLGAGGEPTPLIAQLDDSGVRFEIPLSILHQTATIELALLDRDGVASAEAMRVVIGVDRDEPPVVSLAFEGVGPAVTPEARITATASADDDHGVASMTLTLSGSQETVAKLPLAPPQSGDATVTTVIDLLTLRGAKQGQRASYAEGESLSIVATTSDHYDLGGKPHTAASTPRVFEVVSAAELLARLAEREIDLNRAFEETTRATERLALSLEQSLAPPAGAEGEANAEDGDAPGAAIRLRQRRLEAQKLRSETRAAAAAFAAIHDEVMNNRIDNSDLIDRLGRRIARPLERVAADQLSDVEKTLGSAAESPAGSGTRRTAIENAHNASRSALRQMLEVLTQMQSLETYNRVVADLRGIIQEQRDVQNSTEQSRKEGLRRLLLD, from the coding sequence TTGCCTACGAAGAACGCCATCCAGAACGTCATTGACCAAACCACCGTCTCGCTGCGGCGGGCGTTGTGGGCGCGGCTGACTATGCGCGTGATTGCGTTCGTGCTCGCGTTGCTTTGGATCGGCCTGCTGGGCGACTATTTTCTGGAACCTTCTCCCACGGTGCGGGCCACCATTGGAGCAGCCGTGGGCTTGATCGGCCTGGGGCTGCTGGTGCGTGAACTGCGGACGGCCTTCAGACCGCTCGCTCGCGACGAGATCGTGCTGGCGATCGCCCGTCGCCTGGGAACCTCGGCAGACGCGTTTGTCACCGCCGCCGAGCTCGCCGAAGACCCGGAGCGTTCGGCGGCGATCCAACCGGCGTTGCTCCGTGAGACTGACCTCGCCGCCCAGGAAACGCTTGACCATGTCGGTCCGCTCGGGATCGTTCGCTGGCGAGCCTTAGGCGGCAAGTCGGCCCTCGTAGCGTTCGTCCTGTTAGCCACGGTGGCGATCGGCTTGGCGTTCCCCGGTGGGGCGGGCGTCTACCTGCGGCGGCTCGGGCTCGCTGAGGAACCGTGGCCGCGCCGCGTGCGGCTCGTTGCCGAGGGCTTTGAGCCCACGCCCGACGGCCCCGGCCAGGCGCGTAAGGTCGCCCGCGACAGCCCCTTTGAGCTCGCCGTGGTCGCCGATCTGACGGGCGGGCACATTGCGCCGAGAGTGGTCGACTTGCGATACACAACCGCCAGCGGTGTGAAAGGACGCGATTCGCTCGCGCGGGTCGGCGACCCGAACGAATCGGGCGCCCAGGCCCTTAAGTTCCGCCGCGGGTTCGACTCGGTGACCGAAGACCTCACGCTGTGGCTGCGGGGAGGCGATTGCCGACTCGGGCCGCTGCGTCTGTTAGCCGTCGCCCGGCCGCGCGTTAGTGAACTCCAAGCCGACTGCGTCCCGCCGACCTATCTGGGGCAACGCCCCTTCAGCGCGTCGGTGGCGTCGCTACCGCGTCTGCCCGAGGGGACCGCGGTCACACTGCAAGGCGAAACGAGCAAGCCGCTCGAATCGCTCACCGCCGTGCTGCTTGGCGCTGGGGGCGAGCCGACGCCGTTGATCGCGCAACTCGACGACAGCGGCGTCCGCTTCGAGATTCCACTCTCCATCCTGCACCAGACCGCCACGATCGAACTCGCGTTGCTCGACCGCGACGGCGTCGCTTCGGCCGAGGCGATGCGGGTGGTGATTGGCGTCGATCGCGACGAACCGCCGGTCGTGAGCCTCGCGTTCGAGGGCGTGGGCCCGGCGGTCACGCCCGAAGCCCGCATCACCGCCACGGCGTCGGCAGACGACGACCACGGCGTGGCGTCCATGACGCTCACTCTCTCAGGGTCACAAGAAACCGTTGCTAAACTGCCACTCGCCCCCCCCCAGTCGGGCGACGCCACTGTCACTACGGTCATCGATTTGCTCACGCTTCGCGGCGCCAAGCAGGGACAGCGAGCGAGCTACGCCGAAGGAGAATCGCTCTCGATCGTCGCCACGACGAGCGATCACTACGACTTGGGCGGCAAGCCCCACACCGCTGCGAGCACGCCGCGTGTGTTCGAGGTCGTCTCGGCCGCCGAGTTGCTCGCCCGGTTGGCGGAGCGCGAGATCGATCTGAACCGTGCGTTCGAAGAAACCACGCGGGCGACCGAGAGACTGGCGCTCTCGCTCGAGCAAAGCCTCGCCCCACCCGCCGGCGCCGAGGGCGAGGCCAACGCGGAGGATGGCGACGCACCGGGCGCGGCGATCCGGCTTCGCCAACGCCGACTCGAGGCTCAAAAGCTCCGCAGCGAAACCCGGGCGGCGGCCGCCGCTTTCGCCGCGATCCACGACGAGGTGATGAACAACCGCATCGACAACAGTGATCTGATCGACCGCCTCGGCCGGCGGATCGCCCGTCCGCTCGAGCGTGTGGCTGCGGATCAGCTGAGCGATGTTGAAAAAACACTTGGAAGCGCCGCCGAGAGCCCCGCGGGCTCGGGCACGCGGCGCACCGCCATCGAGAACGCCCACAATGCTTCCCGCAGCGCGCTGCGACAAATGCTTGAGGTGCTCACACAAATGCAATCGCTGGAGACTTACAACCGGGTGGTCGCCGATTTGCGCGGCATCATCCAAGAGCAGCGCGACGTGCAGAACAGCACCGAGCAGTCACGCAAAGAAGGGCTGCGGCGACTCCTGCTCGACTAA
- a CDS encoding sigma-70 family RNA polymerase sigma factor, whose amino-acid sequence MADPIPTSCAATSTGLVDDEALSDNRLMAGVCEGQQDALATLYDRHSGMVYGLCLRVLGNTADAEGLVSDVFLEIWRKPHGFDPERGRFRSYLLTMARSRSIDRIRSVTKRSEKTHEAGVNHQAFAESQQSLGSPASQAIAEEHGRVIQEALGRLDPEQRTALQMAFYEGLTHREIAERLEAPLGTVKTRIRRGLQRMRGALDALGRVDGLQ is encoded by the coding sequence ATGGCAGACCCTATCCCCACATCATGCGCCGCCACGTCTACCGGCTTGGTCGACGACGAGGCGTTGTCCGACAATCGGCTCATGGCCGGCGTCTGTGAGGGTCAGCAAGACGCGTTGGCCACGCTCTACGACCGTCACTCGGGGATGGTTTACGGTCTCTGCTTGCGGGTTCTCGGCAACACGGCGGACGCCGAAGGGCTGGTATCCGACGTTTTTTTAGAAATCTGGCGGAAACCCCACGGTTTTGATCCCGAGCGCGGCCGGTTTCGTTCGTACCTACTAACGATGGCTCGCAGTCGCTCGATCGATCGCATCCGCTCGGTCACGAAGCGTAGCGAGAAAACCCACGAAGCGGGCGTGAACCACCAAGCCTTCGCCGAATCGCAGCAGTCGCTGGGCAGCCCCGCCTCGCAAGCAATCGCCGAGGAGCACGGACGGGTGATCCAAGAAGCGCTCGGCCGGCTCGATCCCGAACAACGCACCGCCTTGCAAATGGCTTTTTACGAAGGACTCACTCACCGCGAGATCGCCGAGCGACTCGAAGCCCCCCTCGGCACGGTGAAGACCCGCATCCGCAGAGGTCTGCAACGCATGCGCGGCGCGCTCGATGCATTGGGGAGGGTCGATGGACTGCAATAA
- a CDS encoding anti-sigma factor domain-containing protein encodes MDCNKVNEMLAGHALGALDPNEAAAVEEHLRAGCTACRYEFDRMLETVALMDEAQGPIDPPSALRDQILASIEAEAPSPALPLQSAPRRGWRDYAPYLAAAVGAVIVGAGVANWPSSEPQPTAQQVADHASRVEEWRRRVAEAEGAFQTPGTRQASFRASGAEAGLRIALFYDPLAEQLHAVVSGVTAPSPGNELRLWAHTTEGGWRSLGSLETFGSGRALAVLDVAHPPAGWTEAQITDEPPGARDKPAGEIVGLVPLAEE; translated from the coding sequence ATGGACTGCAATAAGGTCAACGAGATGCTCGCAGGCCATGCGCTCGGCGCCCTCGATCCCAACGAAGCCGCCGCGGTGGAGGAACACCTGCGCGCCGGCTGCACCGCCTGCCGCTATGAGTTCGATCGGATGCTCGAAACCGTCGCCCTGATGGACGAAGCCCAGGGGCCGATCGATCCGCCGAGCGCGCTGCGTGACCAGATCCTGGCGAGCATCGAAGCCGAGGCGCCTTCGCCAGCACTCCCGCTTCAATCCGCCCCGCGACGGGGCTGGCGCGACTATGCCCCGTACTTGGCGGCCGCTGTGGGCGCCGTGATCGTGGGCGCGGGAGTCGCCAACTGGCCGAGTTCCGAGCCCCAACCAACGGCCCAGCAAGTCGCCGATCACGCCAGTCGCGTGGAAGAGTGGCGCCGCCGCGTGGCGGAAGCCGAGGGGGCGTTCCAGACGCCAGGAACACGTCAGGCTTCGTTCCGCGCGTCGGGCGCCGAAGCGGGGCTACGCATCGCGTTGTTTTACGACCCGCTCGCCGAACAGTTGCACGCCGTGGTGTCGGGCGTCACGGCCCCCTCGCCCGGCAACGAGTTGCGGCTGTGGGCCCACACGACCGAAGGCGGCTGGAGGTCGCTGGGTTCGCTCGAGACGTTCGGCTCGGGCCGTGCTCTGGCCGTGCTGGACGTCGCCCACCCGCCGGCCGGCTGGACCGAGGCCCAGATCACCGATGAGCCCCCGGGCGCCCGCGATAAGCCGGCGGGCGAGATCGTGGGCTTGGTCCCGTTGGCCGAGGAGTAA
- a CDS encoding NPCBM/NEW2 domain-containing protein has protein sequence MIYPHRSLFAATLVAFAAANAFAAEVLVEPLSGDKTRGDLVGLDANAVVVRSTGSTVRWELDKVLETQILASADGDTDGEQNLGAVWLIDGSRLPFTSAESVSDDCLLDGPLQGSEGESLRVPMASVTALRLPLLADTLEADSIEATWRDLVASRPRGDLLVVRRRNGASIDSVEGVVESIGADQILFNLDGDRVAVPLSRVYGVVFFRSDEQLAAPTAEGPRIIGRHAMNVSAESIRYEAASQRLTARSTLGFEFSVPLSLTRRLDFSAGKLLWLSELPVAASRWAPWVGSQPLTLLGDAEVCYRTDQSFRTQPITLRSFDEYGLSITETYTHGLAMRSRGETVFELPPGYRSLVTRVGIDPATAASGDAVVTLLGDGEELATFGVHGQEAPIDIDVPIEGIRRLKIVVDFGRNLDTGDYVHFADARLLR, from the coding sequence ATGATTTACCCGCATCGGTCGCTCTTCGCCGCGACCCTAGTCGCGTTTGCCGCGGCGAACGCCTTCGCCGCCGAGGTTCTTGTCGAGCCCCTCTCCGGCGATAAGACACGCGGCGACCTGGTTGGCCTCGACGCCAACGCCGTTGTTGTCCGTTCTACGGGTTCGACGGTTCGTTGGGAACTCGACAAGGTGCTCGAGACGCAAATCCTCGCGTCCGCCGATGGGGATACCGACGGCGAGCAGAACCTGGGCGCCGTCTGGCTCATAGACGGTTCGCGTTTACCTTTCACAAGTGCCGAATCGGTAAGTGACGATTGCCTACTAGACGGCCCGCTGCAAGGTTCGGAAGGCGAATCGCTGCGTGTGCCGATGGCTTCGGTCACCGCGTTGCGGCTGCCGCTTCTCGCCGACACGCTGGAGGCCGATTCAATCGAAGCGACTTGGCGTGACCTGGTCGCTTCGCGGCCGCGCGGCGACTTGCTCGTGGTGCGCAGGCGTAACGGCGCTTCGATCGACTCGGTCGAAGGCGTTGTCGAGTCGATCGGCGCCGACCAGATCCTTTTCAACCTCGACGGCGATCGCGTCGCTGTGCCGCTGTCGCGTGTGTACGGCGTCGTTTTCTTCCGCTCCGATGAACAGCTTGCCGCCCCCACGGCCGAGGGTCCACGGATCATCGGCCGACACGCGATGAACGTCTCGGCCGAGTCCATCCGTTACGAGGCGGCCAGCCAGCGGCTCACGGCCCGCAGCACGCTCGGTTTCGAGTTCTCCGTGCCTCTCAGCTTGACCCGACGCCTTGATTTCTCCGCCGGCAAGCTGCTCTGGCTGAGCGAACTGCCGGTCGCCGCCTCGCGGTGGGCGCCGTGGGTCGGGTCGCAGCCGTTAACGCTGCTTGGCGATGCGGAGGTTTGCTACCGCACCGATCAATCGTTCCGTACGCAGCCGATCACTCTGCGGTCGTTTGACGAGTACGGCCTGAGCATCACCGAGACTTACACCCACGGCCTCGCCATGCGTAGCCGGGGCGAGACGGTGTTTGAGCTGCCGCCGGGCTACCGCTCGCTGGTGACGCGAGTCGGCATCGACCCCGCCACGGCCGCCTCGGGCGACGCCGTGGTCACACTGCTGGGCGACGGCGAGGAACTCGCCACTTTCGGCGTTCACGGCCAGGAGGCGCCAATCGACATCGACGTTCCGATCGAGGGAATCCGCCGGCTCAAGATCGTCGTCGATTTCGGCCGTAATCTCGACACAGGCGACTACGTCCACTTCGCCGACGCGAGGCTGCTGCGTTGA